In Ancalomicrobiaceae bacterium S20, the following proteins share a genomic window:
- the mnmE gene encoding tRNA uridine-5-carboxymethylaminomethyl(34) synthesis GTPase MnmE has translation MNDTIFALSSGAVPAGVAVFRISGPATQEILVSVAGSVPEPRRASLRGLRQVDGTLIDRGLVIFFPGPNSFTGEDCAEFHVHGGRAVVAAMVARLAGLPGVRAADAGEFTRRAFENGRMDLTAVEGLADLVAAETEQQRRAALRQAEGGLARLYETWRHGLTRVRGLVEADLDFDDEGDIPGSVADRAWIEAGALRKAIAAHLDDSGRGERLRRGVEVMLMGPPNAGKSSLLNALARRDVAIVTAEAGTTRDLIEIHVDLDGYPVTLVDTAGLREAEGLVEREGIRRARSRAAAADLVLWLESADGDGTAVPPDDLVCPVWRVATKADVVPAEATDSDSKRASSLSISVVTGQGLYRLESELGAFAAEICGKSDEPMISRARHRHHLEAGLRHLDAAIENDFLPLELRAEELRAAAEAIGRVTGKVDVEEWLGVIFAEFCVGK, from the coding sequence TTGAACGACACGATCTTTGCCCTGTCGAGTGGCGCGGTGCCGGCCGGGGTCGCGGTGTTCCGGATCAGCGGTCCGGCGACGCAAGAGATCCTTGTCTCGGTCGCCGGCAGCGTGCCGGAACCGAGGCGGGCGAGCCTGCGCGGACTTCGACAGGTCGACGGGACCCTGATCGACCGCGGGCTGGTGATCTTCTTCCCCGGACCGAACAGCTTTACCGGCGAGGACTGCGCGGAGTTCCATGTCCACGGCGGCCGCGCGGTGGTGGCGGCGATGGTCGCGCGGCTTGCCGGTCTGCCGGGGGTGCGGGCGGCGGATGCGGGCGAGTTCACGCGCCGGGCATTCGAAAACGGTCGCATGGACCTGACGGCGGTGGAGGGTCTCGCGGATCTGGTCGCGGCCGAGACCGAGCAGCAGCGCCGGGCCGCGCTCCGGCAGGCGGAAGGCGGGTTGGCCCGGCTCTATGAAACCTGGCGGCATGGGTTGACGCGTGTTCGCGGTCTGGTCGAGGCGGATCTCGATTTCGATGACGAGGGGGATATCCCGGGATCGGTCGCCGATCGCGCTTGGATCGAGGCCGGCGCTCTGCGCAAGGCTATCGCTGCTCATCTCGACGATAGCGGGCGCGGGGAACGGCTTCGGCGCGGCGTTGAAGTGATGCTGATGGGACCGCCGAATGCCGGCAAGTCGTCGCTGCTCAATGCGCTCGCGCGGCGGGACGTCGCTATCGTCACCGCCGAAGCCGGCACGACGCGCGATTTGATCGAGATCCATGTCGACCTCGACGGCTATCCGGTGACCCTCGTCGATACGGCCGGGCTGCGTGAAGCGGAGGGTCTGGTCGAGCGTGAGGGCATTCGTCGGGCCCGGTCTCGTGCCGCCGCCGCGGATCTGGTGCTCTGGCTCGAATCGGCCGACGGGGACGGGACCGCGGTACCGCCGGACGATCTGGTCTGTCCGGTCTGGCGGGTGGCGACCAAGGCCGATGTGGTGCCGGCGGAGGCAACGGATTCGGACTCGAAACGAGCGTCATCCTTATCGATCTCGGTGGTGACCGGGCAGGGCCTGTATCGGCTGGAGTCCGAACTCGGTGCTTTTGCGGCGGAGATCTGCGGCAAGAGCGACGAGCCGATGATCTCGCGCGCGCGCCATCGGCATCACCTGGAAGCTGGGCTCCGCCATCTCGATGCGGCGATCGAGAATGACTTTCTGCCTTTGGAACTTCGGGCCGAAGAGCTGCGTGCGGCCGCCGAGGCGATCGGTCGCGTGACGGGCAAGGTCGACGTCGAAGAATGGCTCGGCGTCATCTTTGCGGAGTTTTGCGTCGGCAAGTGA